Proteins encoded together in one Ciona intestinalis chromosome 1, KH, whole genome shotgun sequence window:
- the LOC104266832 gene encoding fibropellin-3-like yields MKNPHVRCKLKHVFIFVLLHVIVYQATGQDDNYWGNYNYGDYGGYYGNYSGGNYGPYNGSYGNYGPYNGSYGNYGPYNGSYGNYGPYNGSYGNYGPYNGSYGNYGMYNGSYGNYGPYNGSYGNYGFNGTYNYGNYSDYDVTNQEEECGGEITELTGAITSPGYPSAEDPQSTYPPNIDCLWYRDGTGSTLVQFKIWDMSIEIGENDSNVTCDFDFLNVSITSIGWKKFCGYTTPTEELVGIGTIDIHFHSDSSANFRGFTSSYTIKEDHFPCNPNPCHDGGFCSIKPGGIFAQCNCYDGYTGEQCEINIDECADDPCKNGGTCVDGDNRYTCTCPPFWTGYNCDTPLGVCDSQPCLNGGTCTVVSDTEYKCECEITHEGAHCETETGVVGTKTDKVEPETGCINPGIPYVEEGKRFDVNAVVQFSCADGYTLVGQSNLTCYENETWSDKMPDCIADEPGAEALEQSDGGVDAWTVAMVVLGLALFINIVIFGLWVAYKWPWMKVGQVTSMNNAMTASQAKLKQLQDAASISSISISSDETEDDDVTSESDASEIFENKFVRDVP; encoded by the exons ATGAAGAACCCGCATGTACGATGCAAGTTGAAACACGTATTCATATTTGTGCTTTTGCATGTGATAGTCTATCAAGCAACag gaCAAGATGACAATTACTGGGGAAACTATAACTATGGAGACTACGGTGGATACTACGGTAACTATTCCGGTGGCAACTACGGACCTTACAACGGTAGTTATGGTAACTATGGTCCTTACAACGGTAGTTATGGCAACTATGGTCCTTACAACGGTAGCTATGGTAACTATGGTCCTTACAATGGAAGTTATGGCAACTACGGTCCTTATAATGGTAGTTATGGCAACTATGGAATGTACAACGGTTCCTATGGTAACTACGGACCGTATAACGGAAGCTACGGAAACTATGGCTTCAATGGAACCTACAACTACGGTAACTACAGTGATTATGACGTGACTAACCAAGAAGAAGAATGCGGTGGGGAAATCACAGAGTTAACTGGTGCTATTACTAGTCCGGGCTATCCAAGTGCAGAAGACCCACAGTCTACCTACCCACCTAATATAGATTGCTTGTGGTACAGAGATGGGACTGGCAGTACTCTTGTTCAG TTCAAGATTTGGGATATGTCGATTGAGATAGGAGAAAACGATTCTAACGTGACATGTGACTTTGATTTTCTCAATGTGTCGATCACTTCAATTGGTTGGAAAAAATTCTGCGG GTATACGACGCCGACAGAAGAACTGGTTGGAATAGGAACGATTGATATTCATTTCCACAGCGATTCAAGCGCTAATTTTCGAGGATTTACATCATCTTATACAA TTAAAGAAGATCATTTTCCATGTAACCCTAACCCTTGTCACGATGGAGGATTTTGTTCGATAAAACCTGGTGGAATATTTGCACAATGCAATTGCTACGATGG GTACACCGGCGAACAGTGTGAGATAAACATAGACGAATGTGCTGACGACCCTTGTAAGAACGGTGGAACATGTGTGGATGGTGATAACAGATACACTTGTACTTGTCCTCCATTCTGGACCGGTTATAACTGTGACACAC CTCTAGGGGTGTGCGATTCACAACCATGTTTAAATGGTGGAACATGCACAGTTGTGTCTGATACTGAATACAAATGCGAATGTGAAATTACTCATGAAGGTGCACATTGCGAAACAG AAACTGGCGTCGTGGGCACGAAAACTGACAAAGTGGAGCCAGAAACTGGATGCATTAACCCCGGTATCCCGTACGTGGAGGAGGGAAAACGTTTCGACGTAAATGCTGTCGTTCAATTCTCTTGTGCGGACGGTTACACACTCGTAGGGCAGAGTAACTTGACGTGTTATGAGAACGAAACATGGTCCGACAAAATGCCAGACTGCATAG cGGACGAACCAGGAGCTGAGGCGTTAGAGCAAAGCGATGGTGGTGTAGACGCATGGACGGTTGCCATGGTTGTGCTTGGGCTTGCCTTGTTCATAAACATCGTCATATTTGGCTTGTGGGTCGCATACAAATG GCCTTGGATGAAAGTTGGACAAGTCACAAGCATGAACAACGCCATGACTGCATCCCAGGCAAAACTTAAGCAGCTGCAAGACGCTGCTTCTATCAGTTCGATCAGTATCAGCAGTGACGAAACCgaagatgatgacgtcacgagcgAAAGTGACGCGTCTGAAATATTTGAGAACAAATTCGTGAGGGACGTTCCATAG